The following nucleotide sequence is from Deltaproteobacteria bacterium.
TACATGGGGTAGAACTTGCTGAAGTGGAGAGGAACCTCCGGGCCCAACTCTTCTTTGATCCATCTCGACATCCTACGAACCTCATCCATATCGTCGTTTTTCGTCGGAATCACGAGATTTACGATCTCCAGATGGACACCCCGTCGGCGAAGAGCCTTGAGAGTTCGAAGCACGGGTTGGAGAGTCCCCTCGGTCATGCTCCTGTAGTAGTCTTCGGTAAAACCCTTGAGGTCGATGCACGCCGCGTCAAGAAATTCCATCAGTGTTTCAAGCGGTTCAGGATTTATGTATCCGTTGGAATGATAGACGTTGAGTATGCCCTGTTTTCGGGCCTCCACACCCACGTCCAACATGTATTCGAAGAAAATGGTGGGTTCCACATAGGTGGAGGCGATCGACCGGCATCCATACTCCTCTGCCAAGTCAACAACCTCTCTAGGGGGAAGGTCGACATTCACCGTCTCTTCGGGTGTGGCCTGAGAGATCTCCCAGTTCTGGCAGAACTTGCAGTCAAAGTTGCAACCCGCCGTGGCGATGGAAAAAGACCTCGACCCAGGGAGCACATGGAAAAATGGCTTCTTTTCGATGGGATCGACATGGACGGCACAGGGGTTCCCGTAGACGAGAGTGTAGTACTTTCCCTTCCGGTTTTCTCGTACCCCGCAGTACCCGCGCTCCCCGGGGGCAACACGGCACTCCCGTGGGCAGAGGGTACACTCCACATATCCGTGCTCCAACGGCACGAAGAGAGGCGATACCTTGAGCCGTGTGAATCCAGGCTTTCCCCGCAATACCCTGCCGACCGCTCTTCTCAACCATGGGCCTGCCAGGGCTGTACCGGAGAGGGCGAAAAAAGCGGACCAACGGATACACCTGCCGAGAAAATCCCGCCGGCTCACCCAGCTCAGGACCGATGGTCCTTCCATGGCTCCGCCTCTCTGGTCGGATCCCACTCCATCCTCAGAATATGTCTGCAGAGAACTTATAGATCTTCGTCTCCTTCTCCTTCCAGGCATCCTTGTGAAGACCGGCCTTGTAACAGGTGTGCTCCAGGAAGGTCGTCCGATCCCAGCCGTATTCCGTGGCTACCTGGGGGAGGAGAAGGCCGCTGTAAAACCCCTTCTCGATATAGATTCCGTCTTTCCCGACCTCGATCTCCTCCACATTCTCGACTCTTGTAAGAGGGGTCATCACGGAGATCTCGATATCCAGATCGTCCAGCTCTTGCGGAGAGACCGGCGGAAAACGCGGATCATTGAAGGCCGCCTCTTCTGCCATGGCCGCAACGGTTTTGTAAAGGGGCCTGCTGGCCCGAATGCTGCCGATACAACCTCTAAGCTCGTCTCCCTTCTTGAGGGTTACAAAGGCACCCCTCTTCTCATTGAGCCTCTCGGAAGGGGGCTTGAATTCGGGAACCGGTCTGCCCAGGACTCGACTTTCGATGACCGTCCTGGCAACTCGTAGGAGCCACTCTTTCTCCTGCCCTGTCAGACCGAGATCGACACCGACCCGCTGATCCCTCCTCCTCTTTTCTCTCTCCTCACTCATTTTCGTCCCCCTCCATCCCTCTCACCCCTTCGGACTACCCCCTGGAAGACTAGAAGACCTGAGCGGTAAAAAGATAGATCCGGGATTTCTCGCTTCGCCAGGCGTCCACTGGCAGACCTGCCTTACGTGACAGATGCTCCAGGAGGGTCTCTCGATCCCATCCGTTCTCCAGAGCCACCTGGGGCAGCAGGACACCTCTGTGTCTCCCCTGTAAGATAAAAACCCCATGCTTCCCTATGACAATCTCATCCACTCCTTCGAGGGGCTTCAAAGGCCCGAGAACAGATATCTCGATCTCGAGATCGTCGAGTTCGTCCTTCCCCAGGGGCGGAAATCGCGGGTCAGACGTACCGGCCTGGATGGCCATCCTCTCCACCGTCAAATACAGGGGCGTACTCGCCGTAAGGCATCCGATACAACCCCTGAGCCGCCCTCCTTTCTTGAGGGTCACGAAGACCCCTCGGCGCTCCTCCAGTCGCTTTGAGAAAACAGCGAAGTGTGGGAGGGCCTCCCCCCTCACGGCAGATGCTATCGCCCTTCTCGCAATGGTACGAAGGGCAGCCTGCTCTCTCTGCGTGAGGCCGTGCTCTTGGGTTTCCAGGCGCGGCGAGCACAGTGGCTCGCGTGCCCAAACCGACCCGAAGGATGCCAGACAAAGCAGAGCAACCCATGTCTTGACCGTGCCCTTGGATCGTTCGAAGCCTACAGGCATTTCCGACTGTCCAGGAGGATCGTCACGGGTCCGTCGTTGACGAGATGGACTTCCATCGCCGCCTGGAAAATTCCGCTCTCCACCGGAAGCCCCTGCTGGCACATCTTTTCAATGAAATACCCGTACAGTCTCTCCGCGACATCGCCTGGAGCGGCGCCCGTGAAGGAGGGACGCCGTCCCCTACGGCAGTCCCCGTACAGAGTGAACTGGGAAACGACCAGTATCCCCCCTGCCACGTCTCTCACAGAGAGACTGAACTTCCCCGATGTATCCGGAAATATTCTCAAGCCGGCAATCTTGGAGGCGAGGTAGTCGGCATCTTTGGGCTCATCCCCGTTTCCCACACCAAGGAAGACCAAGAGACCCCGCTCGATCCTCCCCTCGGTCCTCCCCTCGATGGAAACCCGGGCTGACTTGACCCGCTGAATTACCGCTCTCATCGTGATGGTCTTGGCTGCAGGCTCTCCCGTCTACTCCTGCTTCTGGGCTTGGATGATCCTCTCAGCCTGATGGGCAGGGACTTCCTCGTAGTGGTCGAATTCGAGTGAAAAGGACCCCCTCCCCCCTGTCATGGATCTGAGGTCGGGATCGTACTTGAGAACTTCAGCCATGGGCACGAGGGCCTTGATGACCTGGTAGTTTCCCCTGCTGTCCACACCCAGGACGCGGCCTCTCCGGCTGTTGATATCCCCGATGACATCCCCCATGTGCTCATCAGGGACGACCACCTCCATCCTCATGATCGGTTCAAGCAGTACCGGGCTGGCCTCCTTGGCCCCCTTCTTGAAACACATGGAGGCGGCGATCTTGAAGGCCATCTCTGATGAGTCAACCTCATGGGACTTGCCGTCGTAGAACCGGATCTTCAGATCGACAACAGGGTATCCGGCCAGAACTCCAGATCTCATGGCCTCGGCGATCCCCTTTTCAACGGCGGGAACAAAATTCCTCGGCACGTTCATGCCCGTCAGCGCATTCTCGAATTCAAACCCCTTACCCCTCTCAAGGGGGGTGATATCAAAATGGACTTCGGCAAACTGCCCCCGCCCCCCGGTCTGCTTCTTGTGCCGGTAGATGACCCCCTTGACCGGCTTCTTTATGGTCTCCTTGTATGGAACCTTGGGAGCTTCTAGATCGACTTCCACGCCGAACTTGCGCTTGAGTTTGTCCACCACCACCTCGACGTGAACCTGTCCCATCCCTGAAAGAATGATCTCCTTGGTCTGCTCGTCCCGGCCGACCCTGATGGTGGGGTCCTCCTCCATTAGTCGTTGCAGGGCCGAAGCCACCTTGTCTTCATCCCCTTTACTCTTGGGCTTGAGAGCAAAGGATATGACCGGCTCGGATCTGGGAGGGGGGCTGAACACGATGGGTCGCTTCTCGTCACAGAGGGTATCGCCGGTCCTCGTCTCCTTCAGCTTGGCTACAACGGCGATATCTCCAGTTCCGGCAAACCCGACCGGTTTCTGCTTCTTTCCCACCATGACGAAGATCTGTCCCACCCGTTCCTTTATCTCTCTCGTCCCGTTGTACACGGTGGAATCAGGGCTGAGAGCCCCCGAATAGACCCTGAAGAGGGTCAGCTTTCCCGCAAAGGGGTCTGCAACCGTCTTGAATACAAGGGCAGAGAAGGCCTCGTCCTCTCTCAGCTCTCTTGTCTCCACCTCTCCTGTCTTGGGGTTCTTCCCCTCAACGGTTACCCTCCAGTCTGGTGGGGGAATACAGGCATTGATCAGGTCGAGAAGCGCTGCCACCCCGAAGTTTCTGACCGAGGAACCGCAAGCCACCGGGGCAAAGATCAATTCCTTCACCCCCTTGCGCAGGCAGGAAAGGAGATCTTCCTCTGTGAGTTCTTTTCCCTCGAGATACTTCTCCATCAGGCTGTCATCGGCTTCCACCAGGGTTTCGATCATCTTCTCCCTTCTTGCCTCCGCGTCTGCCTTCAGGTCAGCTGGAATCTCCTCGGTCTTGAAACTCCCGCTCCCGTCGCCCTCATAGACATGGGCCTTCATCTTGATGAGGTCCACCACTCCTTTGAAATCTCCCTGTTGGCCCAGGGGTATCAACACCGGAACGGCCCGAACCGAGACCAGGCACTTCCCTATCTCCTCGACGACTCCGTCAAAATCCGCCCTCTCCATATCCATTTTGCTTATGTAGATGATTCTTGGAATCTTCATCCTGTTGGCGAGATTCCAGAGTTCCTCGGTCTTGACTTTGACTCCTGTGTTGGCACCGAGGACCATGATGATTCCGTCCACCACGGTCATGCAAACCTTCCCGTCGTCGATAAAGTTCGGGTCACCCGGCGTATCGATGAGATTGATCCTGTGTTTCTTCCACTCACACTGGGCAAAAGAAGCCGTGAGGGTCATCCTCCTCTGGACTTCCTCAGGCTCATAATCCATCAGGGAAGAACCCTCATCCACCCGGCCCAGGCGGTTGTTCTCACCGGTAGCAAAAAGGACGGCCTCGGCAAGGGAAGTCTTCCCATCGCTTCCATGGCCGTAAAGACCGACGTTCCTGATCTTCTCAGTCTCGAACTTTTTCATCAAACTTGACCCCTGCGTAATAGAGATGGACTCGCCACGGCTTAGTCAGAAAAATTACTGTCTTTCATGGTAAATGTCAACAACGCTGCCAAGGTCGACGTCCGGACTGCGGACAAAGCCTGTCAGCCGGTCCGGCGCGGGTCTTTGTGTGACTCAGGAGCGAGGGCGGCTTTTTCGCTGACAGCCAACCAACAACCGGTGACAATCCTCGATCAAAAACTCACCAGGCCCCAGGGAGGCGGCCCTTGACAAGGAGTGACAACTCCCTTAGATTTGCTTCCCGGTCTATTGCCGGAGTAAGGAGACAAGGAGCCGATCATGAAAAGCCAAGTCTACTTTGCAAATCTCAGAATCGATTCACGGTCCAACGTCCTCGACAAGCTGGAGCGTTTGATGTCGAGGGCCGCACCGGAAAAGCTCGTCGAGTCAGGCGACCTCGTGGCGGTCAAGCTCCATTTCGGAGAGCCCGGCAACTCGTCCTATGTCCGGCCCATCTTCCTGAGGCGGATCCTCTCGCACATCCAAGGGCTCGGGGGCAAGCCCTTTCTCACCGACACAAACACCCTTTACAGGGGTGAGAGGTCCGAATCGGTATCCCATCTCAGGGCGGCCGTGGCAAACGGCTTCGGCTTCTCTTCTGTCGGCGCTCCGCTCATCATCGCCGACGGACTCATGGGAAACGCCTCGGTTAGGGTCGCCATCAATGGAAATTTCTTTCAGGAAATCACCGTGGCTCACGACATCTACTATGCAGACTGCCTGGTGAGCGTCGCCCATTTCACGGGCCACGAATTCACTGGCTTCGGCGCCACCATCAAGAATCTCGGCATGGGGGGGGTCAGCCGAGAGGGGAAACTGAGTCAGCATTCCAATCTGGGCCCGAAGGTGAACCGTAAGAAGTGCAAGGCATGCGGCATATGTGCGGAGAAGTGTGCCTTTGAGGCCATATCCATGGTCAGGGGAAAAGCCCGTGTCCATCTTGAGAAGTGCAAGGGCTGCGGCATCTGCATCGTGGTCTGCCCCCAGGGGGCCATAGCGATCCAGTGGAACAGAGAGGTTCCCCTTTTTCAAAAAAAACTCGTTGAACATGCCCTGGGTGTGCTCCAAAACAAGAAGGGGAAAGCCTTTTTCTTCAACTTCCTCCTGCAGGTGAGCCCTCACTGCGACTGCGCCGGAGCAAACGACGCTCCGATCGTGGGAGACATCGGAATCCTCGCTTCCACAGACCCTGTGGCCATCGACCAGGCTGCTGTAGACCTTGTAAATGCGGCCCAGGGCAACCCCGGCTCAAAACTCACCAAGAATCTGAACCCGGGTGAGGATAAGCTCCGCGGTCTCTATCCTGAAGTCGATTGGGAGGTCCAACTCGAGTACGGCGAACAGATGGGGCTTGGAAGTCGGACCTACGATCTCGTCCCTGTGTGAATGAGGCCCGTCTGTCTGCCGCCCAACGCCTATCCGCTCACTGCCGTTTTCTCCTGGAAAACCTCCTCCTCCAGAAGGCGAGACCGAGAAGCCCGGCCACGGCTGCAGAGGCCAACGCGTAGTACAGAACATAGGATCTGACCTGCACATCCTGGCTCGCGAGCAGGTCAACCTCCTTGCTCGGAAACCCCTCGCCCTCGAAAACGAGCTTTCCCACAACCTCTCCCTGCTTGATGGGGGCCTTTACCGACGAGGGGATCTCCTCTCTCACGGGGAGGGAGCCTTCCATGGCCTTCGGAACCGTTACGACCACCGACCGAGCCGCCACAAGCGCTAGCTGAGGAGGAGTGCCGTTCGGCACGTCCACCCTGGCGACGACATCTCCCTTTTTTACCAGGGCACGGTTCGAGAAGTTCTTGAACCCGTATCCGATGAGTTTCAATGCGTCATTGTTGCGATGGTCCGCAGTATCTGCTCCCATGACAACGCCGATGATTCTCCGGTCTCCCTTCTTGGCCGTGAAAAGGATATGGTAGCCCGAAGTCTTCAAGTACCCCGTCTTGAGACCGTCCACCCCCACCCCGAGCCCTAGGAGGGGATTCCAGTTTTTCTGCTTTATTCCGCCGTAGGTATATGTCCGGAGGGCATGAAACTCCAGCGCCTCTGGGTGATCGTGGAGGTAGTGAAGTCCGAGAACGGCCATATCCATGGCGCATGTATGTTGGCCCTCTCTCGGCAACCCGTGGGGATTCACGAAGCGGGTGTGCTCCATGCCGAGAGCGCGCGCCTTCTCGTTCATCTCGTGGACAAAGACCTCCTCGGAACCCGTGAGAAACTCCGCAATGGCCAGAGCCCCGTCGTTTGCCGATATGGTGGCGACCCCCTTGATCAACTCGATGAACTTGACCCTGTCTCCCACCTCGAGAAACATCTGGGAGCCTCCCATTTTCCAGGCTCTCTTGCTGACAAGGACCTGGTCGTCAAACTTCACATCTCTCCTCTTGAGAGCATCAAAGGCGAGATACAGGGTCATCACCTTGGTAAGGCTCGCAGGGGCGAACCGTTCCTCGGGATTCTTCTCGAAGAGTATCTGGCCGGTTGTTCCATCCAACAGCACGGCGGATGGTGCGTGGAGGGTAAGGTTCGGCTGGGACCAGGATCCGGCCGACCGAGCCGGACAGATCAAGAATATCCCCACTCCAAGAACGATCCAGGGAAAGAGCCACTCTTTTTTCATTTTTCCTTCCTTCTCTCGTAGCCGGTGCTGGACAAAAGACTTAGAGGGCAGGAACCCCCCTTCTCCTGGAAAAACCGGCAACCTAATACTCGACCTCCACCAGAAACAGGCCACGGGGCGGAGCGGCTATCCCTGCCCGCCTCCGGTCCCGCATCCTGAGAATCTCCTCAAGGTCTTCGGGATCCCTCGCTCCTCTGCCCACCTCTACCAGGGTCCCCACGATGTTTCTCGCCATCTGTTTGAGGAAACCATCAGCCCTGATCCGGATTGATATCACTCCATCTGCGTCTTTGAGAATCTCCAGACCCGTCAAAGTGCGAAGTGGATTGAGGTTGTCCGATCCGGCAGACCGAAAGGATGTGAAATCATGAGTCCCGAGAAGCACCCTCCCCGCCTCCTCCATCCTGGAAAGGTCCAGTCTCTGAGGGACGTGCCAGGAGAACCTCCGCCGGATGGGCGAGCAGACCGGACTATTGAGGATTCTGTATTCGTAGACCTTGCCCTTGGCGTCCAACCTGGAGTGGAAGTCGAGGCTCACCTCTTCTACCCCTCTCACGGCAATGTCAGGAGGGAGGAGGCTGTTCACTCCCTTTCTGAAGGCCTCCAGGGGCCTTCTGCTTTCCGTCCTAAAGTTGGCCACCTGACCCAGGGCGTGCACGCCCGCGTCGGTCCTTCCGGCTCCGATGAGCAAGACACTCTCCCCTGCAATTACGCCTATCTTTTCCTGGAGGGTTCCCTGAATCGTATTCAAATTCGGTTGGACCTGCCATCCGTGGTAAGCCGTCCCGTCGTACTCTATGGTGAGCTTGATGTTTCTCATCCTCTTACTGCCGCCCTCTCCTCAGAACCCTGTGCAGGAAGCCGGACCTGATCTCGATCGCCCCTTCGGGGCAGACCTCCTGGCAGCAGAAACATCGGATGCATCTATCCCGATCAATGACAATGCCTCCGGCCCCGCGTTTCATCGCCCCGGGAGGACAGACCTTGACACAGCTCAGGCACTCACTGCATCGGCTCCGTTCGATCACGGGTCGGGGCACCAGCACATCCTTCACAAGACCTCTGATGAACCCCGGGACACCCCAGGTTAGATCCGCAGCCACGGGGAGTTTGAAAGGAGCAACGGACAGCTCCCGCAACGAAGGCCCAAGTACTTCTATCAACTCCGGGGCGGCTACGCCGATGCCGCACTCAATGGCCGCCTGCGTCGTCCACAATCTCTCCCTGGGCAGACCGAGAATGTGGGTGACCGTCGAGTCAAGAGCAACACAGTCGGTTCCTGCAAGAATCATCCCAAGGGGTCTCGCCGTCCCGCTGCTCGGTCCGTTTCCCTCCATGGCCACGATTCCGTCCATGACGGTCAGGCCCGGCTTCAGGGTCGAGTAGAGTTCAACGAGCATCCTGGCGAAGTATGTCCTGTCCACCCCTGCCTTGAGATGCCAAGCGGCCTTGCGGGTGCCCGGGACGCACCCGAACATGTTCTTCACCCCCAGGGTAAGCAGCATCTGCCCGTGGGTCTTGATCTTGGGAAGGTTGATGACGAAGTCTGATTCCACGGCCTCTCGGGCGACCTCGAATCTCCGGAATATGAACCCCTCTGGTGCCCGTACCCGAAGGATTTCCCGGAAGTCGACGACCCGGCACCCCGCCTCCTCCGCCACCTGGGCGATTCCAGCTTTGGCAGCCACACGAAGGGCTGTTCCGACAGCCGGGCTGTCTCCCACCACGGGTACACCCCCTGCCGCCTTGACCATCTCTATTACGGCTTTGACCACCATCGGGTGAGTCGTCACACCCTTCTGTGGAGTAGAAGAGACCAGAAGGTTCGGCTTCAGCAGGACCTTCTGCCCGGCCTTGACAAAGCGGCCCATTCCACCCAGGCGGCCTACAGACTCTTTGACCGCCTCTGACACTCTCTCGTACTCGTAGCCTTCACAGCGGACAACCGAAACCTGGACTTTCATGGTCTTAAAAACATAACCAGCCGTCCCATGGCCTGTCAACAGTCCCCGGGGACGCCCCGCCTTGGTCGTGGCTCGTGGTCGTGGCTCGTGGTTCGTGTTCGTGGGGAAGAAGCAGAAATCCCCACCCGCGAAGCTCGAGAGGGTCACCGCGTGAGCTTGGGAGCGAAGGGGCAAGGGTGTTCTCCAAAAGTCAGGAAACTCCAGAAAAGGCCCTTTTCCCTTGACTAGAGAATATCCGCTTCCTATACTTGTTGTTTTGAATGTCGCGGGAGAGGTAAGGCGGCCATGAGAGTCATAAAGATAGGCGGGGGAAGCCTTGCCGAGAAGGAGCAGATCGGTGAGATTGTCCGCATCATCCTCCAGAGGGGCAGGGGAAACGTGGTGGTTCTCTCGGGTCTGGGGGGAGTGACGGACTCTCTTGCCGCCGGCATCGAGAGGGCTTTGGTTTCGGAAGAGAATATCGCCGGCGTGATCCAGGGGCTCCGGGAGATGCACCTCCCGCTGCTGGAATTTCTCGTTTCGCAGCCCGAACTGCGCGATAGCACAGCCGCCTCCATGGAGGATCTTCTCTCACGCCTCGAACGTCTCTATTTCGGCCTCACATTCACGGGAGAGGTCACCCCCCGGCTCAAAGACATGATAATGACCTTTGGGGAGAGGCTCTCGGTCATGCTTTTCACAGGAGCCCTCAAGAGCAAGGGGGTGGAAACCGTGGGATACACGGCCGAGGAGATCGGCATCATCTCCGACGGCCAGTACGGAAGCGCCACGGCACTCATGAAACCGACTCGCACAAACCTCAGGCAAAGACTCCTCCCCGCGGTCACTGAAGACCGGATCGTCCTGGTGACCGGGTATTTCGGCGTCAACACGCATGGGTGCGTGACCACCTTCGGCAGGGGGGGCAGCGACTACAGCGCCGCTGTGGTCGCCGCGGCCCTGGACGCAGAGTGCCTCGAAGTCTGGAAAAACGTGGACGGCTTCATGAGTGCCGATCCCGCCTTCGTACCCGAAGCCGACATGATTCCTGTTCTTTCTTACGAAGAGGCCGCAGAGCTCTCCTATTTCGGAGCCAAGATTCTGCATCCCAACACCGTGGAGCCCCTGAAAGGATCCGGGATTCCCCTGACTGTCAGAAACACCTTCCATCCTGATCGAGAGGGGACCCTGATTACAAGAAAGACGGACCGTACCAAGACGGTCGTAAAGAGCATCGCCCACAACACGGATGTAGGGGTCTTGAAGATTCACTCTTCCGGGCTCGGTGCCAAACCAGGAGTCCTGGGAGCAATCGCCACCCATCTGAGCGGCAAAGGGATCAACATCACATCCGTTGTCACTTCACAGACCTGTATCAGCCTTCTCCTCGGACGAGAAGATATGGAAAAGGGCTACCAGGAGATCAGGAACATCCGTCCCAGGCCCTATGTGCATTTGGAAAAAGCCGGCGATTTGGCCCTCGTGGGAATAGTGGGCAAAGGACTGGCCGAAAAGAGGGGGATCGCCGCCCAGGTGTTTACCGCTGTTGCAGAGTCCGGCGTCAATATCGAGATGATCTCTATGGGACCTTCAAGAGTTGCCTATTACTTCATGGTCAAGGAGCACGATCTCAAGCCCGCCCTGAGGGCGGTTCATCGATCCTTTTTCGGCTAGCCCCCCGGCCTTCACAAAACAGGAGAGCTCTCAGAGCTTCAAGGTCGAAATCCCGGGGGCAGATTCTCCTTGCCGGTCAGCTTCTCCACCACGATCTCAACGACGGCGACATTCTGAACCGTCTCCCTGGTCAGCGGAGAAAGCTTAGTCCCGGGCTGGTACTTCTCCGTGAGCTGGTTGAGAACCCTGATCTTCTCCTCCGGGTCCTCAACCAGGCGGGCCAGCCCCAGGATGATGACGCTCAGGTACGCGAAACTCGCCGTACAGGGAGAACCCGATGCCGGGATGTATTCGACGGCCTCGTCCACCTCAAAACAGACCCTGGGGTTCAGGGCGAGATCGCCCATCTTCTCCCCCTGGAAAGACGAGTGGAAATAGATCCTCCCCTTCGAGTAGAGGAAGTTGACGGGTTTGATCATTGGGCCTCCCTCTTGCGAGAGGGTTCCCAGCCTCCCCACCTGGGCCCTCTGGAGGATCTCCTCTACCCTCTGCCTCGATTTGATCTCTCTCTCCTCCCTCCTCATATCCCCGGTCTCCAAAACCCGTCTGTCCTGAACCTCAATTCCTGCCCGAAAGCTCTATCCTGCCGTCCCGGTAAAGAGGGACGATTTCCGTCAAATCCAGCTGAGCGCAGTAACGGAGATCCTGTTCTGCTCCAATCCTGACAAGATGCCTGCCGTGAAAACTCGCCTTGAACATACCTACCAGGTCTTCTCTGAAATGATCGTAAAGAATCCGAGAGGCCAGCGCAGAATCGGTCAGTTCGGCTGTCTCTCCCAACTCCTTCCGCACCACGGCAGCCACTCCGCCGCCGCAGACCGCATCTTCCAGCGAGAATCCCCCCTCCCGCCCCGAAAGGATCACCACCACGTCCCTCCCCTCTCTCACACAGTATCCGCCCACGGCCCTCAGATTCAAGAAGGAAGCGACCACACCCGTTGCCCCTTTCGGGAGGGCCCGAAAGGCCCGCGATCCATTGGTCGTTGTAAAAACTACGGTCTGCCCCCTTATTCGGCCAGGGGTATATTCCAACGGGGAGTTGCCCAGATCGAATCCCTCAACAATGAGGCCTCCTCTCTCGCCTCCGAGGAGGACTTTTTCTCTCGAATCTTCTGCCAACCGGAGCGCTTCTTCCACCTCGGCCACGGGCAGAATAGACCTGCAGCCGTTCATGAAAGCGGTGACTATCGTGGAGGTCGCCCTGAGCACGTCGATGACTACAAAGACCGGATCGTTGTTTTCCCGGCCCGAAATCATCAGAGGAGTAAACTGACAATCGACCTTCATGGAACCTTGGAAGAGGATGCTTCCAACTCCTTCTCGATCAATTCGATCTTCTTGTCCAGCTCTTCGACCCTCTTTCCATAGACCCTGGATCGGACCGAACTGCTCTTGAATCGTCTCTTCAGCGCTTGCTGGCGGACTTTTTCGGCTTCCAGTTCGTCCTTTTGCCCGCGGAGAGCCTCGATTCTCTTCTCCTCATCCTTCTTCGCGGCCTCCGAAACACTCGAGTCCGCTACCTTGTCAGGATGCTCCGGCTGAACTTCCGGGCTCGCTCCCTCCTCCTCTGGGGAGCTCTGCACAGGGGAGCCTTCCCTTGGATGCTTCGAGACTCTCTCCTCCCTTACCCCTATCCGGCGGCCTCTGGGGACCAGGTCGATCCTGTCTACGATGTGGACCTTACCCGCCTCGTCGGTCCAGTAGTACAGCTCGCCTGACCCCGCGTGAGAGACCGGAGCAGCGACAAGGAAGGCTATCCAGACAATCAGCCCCAGAACACTTGCCGCCCGTCTGAAATCCATCCTGAGCCTGGGGATTCTATCTATAATAGACCACCCCG
It contains:
- the truA gene encoding tRNA pseudouridine(38-40) synthase TruA; the protein is MRNIKLTIEYDGTAYHGWQVQPNLNTIQGTLQEKIGVIAGESVLLIGAGRTDAGVHALGQVANFRTESRRPLEAFRKGVNSLLPPDIAVRGVEEVSLDFHSRLDAKGKVYEYRILNSPVCSPIRRRFSWHVPQRLDLSRMEEAGRVLLGTHDFTSFRSAGSDNLNPLRTLTGLEILKDADGVISIRIRADGFLKQMARNIVGTLVEVGRGARDPEDLEEILRMRDRRRAGIAAPPRGLFLVEVEY
- a CDS encoding D-tyrosyl-tRNA(Tyr) deacylase, producing the protein MRAVIQRVKSARVSIEGRTEGRIERGLLVFLGVGNGDEPKDADYLASKIAGLRIFPDTSGKFSLSVRDVAGGILVVSQFTLYGDCRRGRRPSFTGAAPGDVAERLYGYFIEKMCQQGLPVESGIFQAAMEVHLVNDGPVTILLDSRKCL
- the fusA gene encoding elongation factor G, whose translation is MKKFETEKIRNVGLYGHGSDGKTSLAEAVLFATGENNRLGRVDEGSSLMDYEPEEVQRRMTLTASFAQCEWKKHRINLIDTPGDPNFIDDGKVCMTVVDGIIMVLGANTGVKVKTEELWNLANRMKIPRIIYISKMDMERADFDGVVEEIGKCLVSVRAVPVLIPLGQQGDFKGVVDLIKMKAHVYEGDGSGSFKTEEIPADLKADAEARREKMIETLVEADDSLMEKYLEGKELTEEDLLSCLRKGVKELIFAPVACGSSVRNFGVAALLDLINACIPPPDWRVTVEGKNPKTGEVETRELREDEAFSALVFKTVADPFAGKLTLFRVYSGALSPDSTVYNGTREIKERVGQIFVMVGKKQKPVGFAGTGDIAVVAKLKETRTGDTLCDEKRPIVFSPPPRSEPVISFALKPKSKGDEDKVASALQRLMEEDPTIRVGRDEQTKEIILSGMGQVHVEVVVDKLKRKFGVEVDLEAPKVPYKETIKKPVKGVIYRHKKQTGGRGQFAEVHFDITPLERGKGFEFENALTGMNVPRNFVPAVEKGIAEAMRSGVLAGYPVVDLKIRFYDGKSHEVDSSEMAFKIAASMCFKKGAKEASPVLLEPIMRMEVVVPDEHMGDVIGDINSRRGRVLGVDSRGNYQVIKALVPMAEVLKYDPDLRSMTGGRGSFSLEFDHYEEVPAHQAERIIQAQKQE
- a CDS encoding D-alanyl-D-alanine carboxypeptidase; this encodes MKKEWLFPWIVLGVGIFLICPARSAGSWSQPNLTLHAPSAVLLDGTTGQILFEKNPEERFAPASLTKVMTLYLAFDALKRRDVKFDDQVLVSKRAWKMGGSQMFLEVGDRVKFIELIKGVATISANDGALAIAEFLTGSEEVFVHEMNEKARALGMEHTRFVNPHGLPREGQHTCAMDMAVLGLHYLHDHPEALEFHALRTYTYGGIKQKNWNPLLGLGVGVDGLKTGYLKTSGYHILFTAKKGDRRIIGVVMGADTADHRNNDALKLIGYGFKNFSNRALVKKGDVVARVDVPNGTPPQLALVAARSVVVTVPKAMEGSLPVREEIPSSVKAPIKQGEVVGKLVFEGEGFPSKEVDLLASQDVQVRSYVLYYALASAAVAGLLGLAFWRRRFSRRKRQ
- a CDS encoding DUF362 domain-containing protein translates to MKSQVYFANLRIDSRSNVLDKLERLMSRAAPEKLVESGDLVAVKLHFGEPGNSSYVRPIFLRRILSHIQGLGGKPFLTDTNTLYRGERSESVSHLRAAVANGFGFSSVGAPLIIADGLMGNASVRVAINGNFFQEITVAHDIYYADCLVSVAHFTGHEFTGFGATIKNLGMGGVSREGKLSQHSNLGPKVNRKKCKACGICAEKCAFEAISMVRGKARVHLEKCKGCGICIVVCPQGAIAIQWNREVPLFQKKLVEHALGVLQNKKGKAFFFNFLLQVSPHCDCAGANDAPIVGDIGILASTDPVAIDQAAVDLVNAAQGNPGSKLTKNLNPGEDKLRGLYPEVDWEVQLEYGEQMGLGSRTYDLVPV
- the amrA gene encoding AmmeMemoRadiSam system protein A, translated to MPVGFERSKGTVKTWVALLCLASFGSVWAREPLCSPRLETQEHGLTQREQAALRTIARRAIASAVRGEALPHFAVFSKRLEERRGVFVTLKKGGRLRGCIGCLTASTPLYLTVERMAIQAGTSDPRFPPLGKDELDDLEIEISVLGPLKPLEGVDEIVIGKHGVFILQGRHRGVLLPQVALENGWDRETLLEHLSRKAGLPVDAWRSEKSRIYLFTAQVF
- the amrA gene encoding AmmeMemoRadiSam system protein A, translated to MSEEREKRRRDQRVGVDLGLTGQEKEWLLRVARTVIESRVLGRPVPEFKPPSERLNEKRGAFVTLKKGDELRGCIGSIRASRPLYKTVAAMAEEAAFNDPRFPPVSPQELDDLDIEISVMTPLTRVENVEEIEVGKDGIYIEKGFYSGLLLPQVATEYGWDRTTFLEHTCYKAGLHKDAWKEKETKIYKFSADIF
- the amrS gene encoding AmmeMemoRadiSam system radical SAM enzyme, whose translation is MEGPSVLSWVSRRDFLGRCIRWSAFFALSGTALAGPWLRRAVGRVLRGKPGFTRLKVSPLFVPLEHGYVECTLCPRECRVAPGERGYCGVRENRKGKYYTLVYGNPCAVHVDPIEKKPFFHVLPGSRSFSIATAGCNFDCKFCQNWEISQATPEETVNVDLPPREVVDLAEEYGCRSIASTYVEPTIFFEYMLDVGVEARKQGILNVYHSNGYINPEPLETLMEFLDAACIDLKGFTEDYYRSMTEGTLQPVLRTLKALRRRGVHLEIVNLVIPTKNDDMDEVRRMSRWIKEELGPEVPLHFSKFYPMYKLRNLPPTPVSTLEKAREVALSVGLQYVYLGNVPGHEAENTFCPKCRKLLIRRTGYMVGEINLERGKCKYCGNPIPGIWI